Proteins co-encoded in one Plasmodium cynomolgi strain B DNA, scaffold: 0157, whole genome shotgun sequence genomic window:
- a CDS encoding hypothetical protein (putative) gives MSEIGIDIEKWKSEYPFFNHVWKMYEDFEKNVSDDDKDHYFYETTCKVIFGRNNDYIIKYNKYCMKLLRNLGVYSDDPSIYKPNSERCKNLYNWLHYMIMKHNIPDDIIIKIFQKAKDLTSNNPMMEICDYNYNKNIKKAENIIKLLNLQYNINIVEGILAGEKINDYCLCEKYINECVNIYKSIKNMYCSEPTDKQTNSETCSHVQSFESTYNNFLFYKQQFQDNIPSLTSSNNEYVGKCEATKSSPVPISTERDSSANPKKISVTGALGTIAGVSSVLALLYKVN, from the exons aTGTCTGAGATTGGTATAGACattgaaaaatggaaaagtgaA tatcccttttttaatcatGTATGGAAAATGTATGAGgattttgagaaaaatgttAGTGATGATGACAAAGATCATTATTTCTATGAAACAACTTGTAAAGTAATTTTTGGAAGAAACAATGATTATATCATTAAGTACAATAAATATTGTATGAAACTTCTTAGAAATTTAGGAGTATATTCTGATGATCCAAGTATATATAAACCTAATAGTGAacgttgtaaaaatttatacaacTGGTTACATTACATGATAATGAAACATAATATTCCTGatgatattattattaagatATTCCAAAAAGCTAAAGATTTAACATCTAATAACCCTATGATGGAAATATGtgattataattataataaaaacattaaaaaagcagaaaacataataaaattattaaatttacaatataatattaatattgtTGAGGGGATATTAGCGGGGGAGAAAATTAATGATTATTGTCTGTgtgaaaaatacattaatgaatgtgttaatatatataaaagtataaaaaatatgtattgtTCAGAACCTACAGATAAACAAACTAACAGTGAGACTTGTTCACATGTACAATCGTTTGAAAGTACTTataacaattttcttttttataagcaGCAATTTCAAGATAATATACCATCATTAACGTCTAGCAATAATGAATATGTTGGCAAATGTGAAGCAACAAAAAGCAGCCCAGTGCCAATTTCCACTGAAAGAGACAGTTCGGCTAAtcctaaaaaaattagtgtAACCGGTGCTCTTGGAACAATAGCTGGAGTATCCTCCGTATTAgcgttattatataaggttaactga